The DNA sequence GAAACCCGATCTCCACAGCCACCAGGCGACCGGCATGCGCGCGCCCGGGTTGAAGCAGGGAGCCCAGCTTGGGCCACCCGAAGGCCACCGTCACGTCGGCCCGGGCGGCCTCCCCGGGGACGGCCCCGGTATCGGCGTCCACCCCGGAAGGAATGTCGAGAGACACAAGCGGCCTGGCGGCCCGGTTCATGCCCTCCAGTATGCGCGCCTGGGGAGTTCGGGGGGCGCCCGAAATCCCCGTGCCGAGCACCGCGTCCACAAGCACGCCGGCCGACCCGGCCGCGCGCGCGATCTCACCACGGGCGCCCTCGTCACCTGCGTCCAGCGTGGGTAACCGCCACTCGTGCAGAAGGCGCGCATCCGGGGCTTTCGCCGACGCCCGGACAACCGTGACCGGCCGGCCCCAGCCCGCCAGCGCGCGCGCCAGCGCGAGGCCGTCGCCGCCATTGTTGCCCGACCCCGCGAACACCACCACCGACCCCCGCGCAAAGATGCGCTCGAGCACCAGGGCGGCCGATCGTCCCGCGTTCTCGATGAGGGTCCGGCCGGGAACGCCGAGTCGATCGATGGCGAAGCGATCGAAGGATGCCGCTTCGCTGCCGGTGGGAGCGTGGACATCAGGATCGCCGAAGAGGATCCTCGAACGACCGCGACGGCCTCTGGAGGAAGCGCCGCGGTTGCCGGTCACGCGTGGCGCCATCGGGAAGTGCAGGAGGGACTACTTGTAGCTCTGAGTGATGTTACGCCCGAAGGTGATCTCTCCGTTGTCGATCCTGATGTTGAAGCCACAGTCGGGATTGGAACAGACCCACGCCTTGTATCGGATCGGGGCGCCCTCGCGTCCGTAGTCGGACATCGGGAGCAATAGCCCCGTATTGCATTTGAGACAGGAAGGAAAGCTCTGCTCTTCGGACATTGTCCAGTCCCCTCTCGGATGGTCTCGAAGAGACGAGACCTGTTGAGTTCGTCAGGCTGGAGCGAGGGCTAGGCCCTGCCCCACGGATAGTTGTGCTCGAAAGCGTCCTCGAAATCGTACACGCCCCTGAAATCCTCGGGAGAATCCTCTTCCTGTTTCAGGAGAATCCCGCAGTCGACCAGATCGAAGACGATCTCACCCAGGTCTTCCGTGGCGTGGACGCCCCAGTGTTCCAGAACCGTGCGCGCCATCGGGCCATATTGCTCGAGAGCGAGACGCCTTACTCCCTGCGCGAGTTCCGTGCCGGAGATATGGCGCCGCTTTTCGAGCGAGTCCGAGACCGACTGCAGGGCGGAGAGTACAAACAGGTACGCCTTGACATGGAAACGCGGGTTGCGTCCATCGAGCCGTACCATGACATCGTCGCCAATCTGCGGGTCGTTCATGGGAGAAATCTGGAGCGATTCCACGGAGAGCGCCAGCCCCGGCCATGCGGGGTAACAGGACGTTTCCCGTTGCAGGACATGATATTGCGGCCCTGCCTGCAAACCCGGCCGAAGTCAACCGACCGGAACGGTCTCCTTTCGGAGCGGGAAGGACGCGCTCATTTCGCGCACTCGGCCACGCACTTCTCCAAGCACCTCGTCGTCCTCGGGACGAAGCAGAACCCGAGCCATCCAGCCGGCAATGAGGCGCATCTCGTCGATCCCCATGCCGCGGCTGGTGAGCGCGGACGTCCCGAGCCGAATCCCGGACGTGACCAGCGGCGACCGGTACTCCCCGGGGACCGTGTTCTTGTTGACGGTGATGCCCACGCGCGCAAGCGCCGCCTCGGCCTGCGCTCCCGAGAGGCCGTCCTGTCCGAAGTCGACCAGGATCAGGTGGGTGTCGGTGCCGCCGCTGACCAGGCGGAACCCGTGTTCCATGAGCTCGGCCCCCAGGGCTCGCGCGTTTGCCACCACCTGCCGCGTATAGAGCGAGAATTCCGGCGCCAGCGCCTCCCGGAACGCGACCGCCTTGGCGGCGATCACGTGCATCATTGGGCCCCCCTGGGAGCCCGGAAACACCGCCCGGTCGACGGCGCGCGCGTGTTCGGCGGGCGCCAGAATGAGACCGCCGCGGGGTCCGCGCAGCGTCTTGTGCGTGGTCGTGGTCACCACGTGAGCGTAGGGAATCGGACTGGGATGCACGCCGGTGGCGACGAGCCCCGCGATGTGGGCCATGTCGACCATCAGGAGCGCGTCCACTTCGCGCGCGATTTCCCCGAACGCGGCGAAATCGAGCGTGCGCGGGTAGGCGCTGGCGCCCGCGACGATCAGGCGGGGGCGTTCGGAGCGCGCCTGCTCGCGCACGATGTCATAGTCGATGAGGCCATCCGACTCGCGCACGCCGTAGGACGATACCCGGAACCACTTTCCGCTCACGTTGACCGGGGATCCGTGCGTGAGATGGCCGCCGTGGCTGAGCTGCATGCCCAGAAAACGGTCTCCGGGCCTGAGGAAGGCGAGAAAGGCCGCCAGGTTGGCCTGTGCCCCGGAATGAGGCTGAACGTTCGCATGGTCGGCTCCGAAGAGCGTGCAGGCGCGTGCCCGGGCCAGGCTCTCGACCACGTCGACGTGCTCGCAGCCGCCATAGTAGCGACGTCCCGGGAGTCCTTCCGCGTACTTGTTGGTGAGCGCCGAACCCGTCGCCTCCAGGACCGCCCGCGACGCGAAGTTCTCGCTGGCGATCATCTCCAGCTGATCGCGCTGACGCGCCTCTTCGGCGTGGACGGCCTGATGTATCTCGGGGTCGAAACGACGCAGATGATCGGTGGACAATGTCTCGCTCGGGTCAGGTGCTCATGGAAACCGCCCGCCGGGCACGTGAGCCGTGCTCGGCGCTGCCGGGGCGGCGGGCATCCGTCAGTATCTGCAGGGCGACGCGGTTCGCGGCTTCGGCGGCCGTGATGCCATCCTCGCGGGCCCGCTGGAAGACGTTCAGCACGACGTCGTAGATCCCGGCGGCTTTCCTTCTGGTGCGCTCAACAGACCAGCCGTGCAGCTCGCCGTACACGTTGATGAGCCCTCCGGCGTTGATCACGTAGTCGGGAGCGAACAGGATGCCCCTTTTCTGAAGCGCGTTGCCATGCCTCGGCTCGGCCAACTGATTATTGGCCGAGCCCGCGACGATGTCCACGCGCAGGCGTGCGACCGTCCGGTCGTTGATCACCCCGCCCAGTGCGCATGGGGCGAAGATGTCCGCCGGGACGTCGTAGATTGCCTCTGGAGCGACGGCGGTGGCGCCGAACTCGTGCACCGCGCGCTCAACGCTGCCGGCGTTGATGTCGGCGACCGTGAGCCTGGCACCTTCGGCCGCGAGTTCGGCGCACAATTGATACCCGACGTGCCCCACGCCCTGGACGGTAACGTGCCTGCCCTCCAGGCAGGGATCGCCGTAGCGCTCCTGCGCGCACGCCCTGATGCCCTGGTAGACGCCGTGGGCCGTGGCGGGAGAGGGATCGCCGGAACCTCCGCGCACCCCGGCCACCCATCGGGTTTCCGCGCGCACGAACTCCATGTCGTCCACGGAGGTGCCGACGTCCTCCGCGGTGATGTAGCGCCCGCCCAGAGACTCCACGGCGCGGCCGTGGGCCCGGAACAGCCGCTCCCGGTCGCGCGGGCGTTCATCCGCCAGGATGACGGACTTGCCCCCGCCGAGCTTCAGGCCCGCGATGGCAGCCTTGTAGGTCATGCCGCGCGCGAGGCGAAGGGCGTCGGTCAGGGCGTCCACCTCGCTGGCGTACCTCCACAGGCGGGTGCCGCCCAGAGCCGGACCCAGCGTCGTGTCGTGGATGGCGATGATGCCTCGATAGCCCGCCGCGGGCTCCGACCAGAATGCCAGTTGATCGTGGCGGAAGGCCGCCATCTCCTCGAATATCTGCATGCTCAGTTCCCTTTTTTGTCTTCCGCACCACCCCGCGCCATTCCGTCGCCGGCGCTGCTCACCCCGTGGCGACCGTGGCCTGGAACCCGCGCGCCGCGATAATGCGCAGCACTTCGCCGGTGGCCTCGCAGATGCCCGTGCCGCTGGCGTCGCGCATCAGCTTCTCGACGGGATAGTCGCGCATGTAGCCATACCCGCCGAAGATCTGAACCGCTTCCCGGGCAACCGACACGGCCGCGTGGCTCGCCGCCCATCTCGCCATGTCCGGGGTCGCCGTCAGGCCGGGGCGGTCCGTCCAGGAGGCCAGGCCGACACCTCCCTCCGCGCCCGATGCTTCGAGGGCGACGGCGGTCTCCCGCACCAGGGCGCGGGCCGCCGCAATACGGGTCGCCATTCCGGCGAGCTTGTGCCGGATCGCGCCGAACGCCGTGAGCGCGCGCCCGAACTGTTCGCGCTCGCGCGAGTAGCGGGCGGCGTGCTCGAAGGCGGCCTGCGCGATGCCCAGGGCGACCGCCGCGCCGCCCAGGCGGGACAGGGGCAGCGCCTGAGCCGCATACTCGTCTCCGCGCCGCGGGCTCCCGATCACCCAGTGCGCGGACACCGCTACGCCGTCGAGCTCGACATCGACGATCTCGGCCGCGCACAGGCCAAGGGTCTCGCGGCGGCGTACAACGCGATATCCGGGTGCGGAGGTGTCCACCAGGAACACGCCGGCGCCGCCCGTTCCGCCTTGCGCGGCCGGGCGAGCGAAGACCATGGCCGCTCCGGCTCTGTTGCCGTCCACCACCCAGTGCTTGCCGCCGTCGAGCCGCCAGCCGTCGCCGGCCGGGGTGGCGATGGCATCGCCGGCGTCCTCGGCGCCCGCCGCCCCGAGGTCCCCCAGGGCAAACGCGACCAGGCGCTCCCCGGACGCGATGCCGGGAAGAAGCTCGTGTTGCAGGTCCTCCGACGCATGCGCGAGCAGGAGGCTCGCGACCGGTCCGTTCTGCAGCGACACGGACAGCGCCAGGCTCCCGTCGGCACGGGCGAGTTCCTCCGTCGCCGCCAGGCAGGTGGACAGGTCGAGCCCGAGGCCGCCGAACGCCTCCGGAATGCCCATCCCCAGGAAGCCGAATTCGGCGAGCATCCCGAGGACATCGTCGTCCAGGCGGCGGTGCTCGTCCCAGCCCGCGGAGCGCGGACGAATCTCGCCGTCCGCGAACTCCCGGGTCATCTCCCGAATGGATCGCTCCTCCGGGGTCATGGAGCACCGTGCGTGGCGGAGGCGTCCCGCAGCCCGTCCCCACACGCGGAACTGGCCGAAGCACCGCCGCCGGCCGGCCTTCCCGGGGCGAAAGCGCTACTCATGGGAATGGAATCCACGCCCGGTCTTGCGCCCCAGCCAGCCGGCTGCCACGTACTTGCGAAGCAGCGGGGCGGGACGGTAGCGGTCGTCGCCCAGCTCCCGGTGCAGTACTTCCAGGATGCCGAGACAGGTGTCGAGCCCGATCAGATCGGCCAGCGCAAGCGGTCCCATGGGATGATTCATCCCCATTCGCATGACCGCGTCGATCGCCTCCGCCTCGGCGACGCCCTCCGTGAGGGCGAAGATCGCCTCGTTGATCATCGGCATGAGGATGCGATTGGAGACGAAGCCCGGGAAGTCGTTCACCTCCACCGGGGTCTTGCCCAGGCGGGTCGCCAGTTCCACCACCGTCCGCACGGTCTCGTCGCTGGTCCGGAGTCCGCGCACCACCTCCACGAGGCGCATGACCGGCACGGGGTTCATGAAGTGCATGCCGATGACGCGGTCAGGGCGCGCCGTGCGGGCGCCCATCGTCGTGATGGAGATCGATGACGTGTTGGATGCCAGGATCGCGCCGGGCGGGGCGAGCCGGTCCAGCTCGGCGAAGAGGCGATACTTGAGCGAGGCGTCCTCGGGAGCCGCCTCAACGGCAAGTTCCGCGTCGGAAACGGCCCGGGCGAGGTCGTCGGTCGCCTGGATGCGGGCAAGCGCGGCGGTCTTCTCGTCCGCTTCGAGTCGACCCGACCGGAGTTGGCGGTCCATGTTGCGCGCGATGTTCGCCGTGCCCCGCGCGAGCGCTTCCTCCGCGATGTCGTAGAGGACCACTTCGAGCCCGGAAAGAGCTGCGATGTGGGCGATGCCGTTTCCCATCGTCCCGGACCCGATCACGGCAATGCGTCGCATGGGCTTCGTTTCCGCCATCAGGATGCTCCGGGAGTCAGCGATCGTCGCGAGCCCGGGACCTCAGCCGGAGTGCGATCGCCATGGCCAGCAGCAGTTCGATCGAGTCGCCGAGCGCGAAGGGCAGCACGGCGTTGCGGAATACCGCCGTGGGAGCGGCGCCGGTGAGCAGGGCCAACTGGGTCGCGCCCGCCAGGTAGATGACCAGAAGTCCCGCCACCAGCGCCAACAGGATGCGCGGGGCGCCCGCGTCCCGGGGGCCGGCCAGCCATCCGCAGAGGCCGGAAGCCAGGGGAAAGGCGAGGATGAAGCCGCCCGTTGGGCCGACGAGGGCCGCCGGCCCGGCCGGGATCGCGGCGAACACCGGTGCGCCGCCCACGCCGAGCAGGACGTAGGCGGCCATGCTGGCGGCTCCCGCCGATGGCCCCAGCACGAGGCCCGACAGGAGCACGAAGAGCGGCTGCAGCGTCATCGGGACCGGCGTCCAGGGCACCGGCACCGCCACGTAGGCGCCCGCGGTGGTGAGCAGGACGAAGAGCGCCGCGGTCAGCGTCCGCCGACCGCTGGCGAGCGACGCCATGCGTACCAGAATTCCCTGTCCCTGGCTCAACTCTACAGTCCGCATCCTGACCCTCCCCGTGTTTGTGCTATGTCAGCAGGTTTCGTGCCGCCTCCCGGATCCCCGCGGGTCGGAGGATGGGCGGGGCCGACCTTCCGCACCCGGTGCTCGCGCGGTCACGCACGCTCCACCGCGAGCGCGACTGCGTTGCCGCCCCCGAGGCAGAGGGTGGCGAGACCCGTCGCGGCGTCCCGGTCCTCCATCGCATGCACGAGCGTGACCAGGATGCGGGCCCCGGAAGCGCCGATGGGGTGGCCCAGCGCGACGGCGCCGCCGTTCACGTTTACCCGGTCCGCGTTCAGGCCCAGGGCGTCGATGTCCGCGAGCGCCTGAACCGCAAATGCCTCGTTGATCTCCACGAGATCGTAGTCGTCCGCCGCCTTGCCCGCTGCTTCCATCACCTTGCGCACGGCGAAGATGGGCGCGAAGAAGAGGTCGCGCGGTTCCGTGCCCGCCGAAGCGTAGGCGGTGACGCGGGCGGCCACCGGCAGGCCGTGTGCCCGGGCGAATTCCATGGAGGCGACCACCAGGGCGGCACCGCCGTCGTTCAACCCCGGCGCGTTTCCGGCGGTGACCACCAGCTCATCGACGTCGTCCGGAGCGTCGCGGGCGAAGGCGGGACGCAGCCTGGCAAGCGCCTCCAGTGAAGTGGCGCGCCGGGGTCCCTCGTCGGTGTCGACCACGGTCGCGCCCCGGCGGGCCGGTACCTCCACCGGCACGATCTCGCGCCTAAATCGTCCTCCGTCGATGGCGTCCACCGCCTTGCGGTGCGACCCCAGCGCGAACTCGTCGGCCCTCTCCCGCGTGATGCCCGCCCGCGTCGCCGTGTATTCCGCATGACCACCCATGTGGCGGCCCTCGAAGGAACACCAGAGACCGTCGTGAATGAGGCCGTCGCTGACCTCCTGATCTCCGAACTTCACGCCCCCGCGGTGCCCGCGCAGATAGTAGGGCACGTTGGACATCGACTCGAAGCCGCCCGCCACGACGGCGCGCGCGTCTCCCGCCCGGATCGCCTGGGCCGCCAGCATCACCGCCTTCAGTCCGGAGCCGCACACCTTGTTCACGGTGACGGAGGGGATGGTCGCGGGCAGGCCGGCGTTCACCGCGGCCTGGCGGGCGGGCGCCTGCCCTTCTCCGGCCGAAACCACGTTGCCCATGAGCACCTCGTCGATGGCGGACGGCTCGACGCCGGAGCGTTCCACCGCCGCGCGCACGGCGACGGCTCCGAGCGCGGGTCCGGGCAACGGGGAGAGACCGCCCAGAAAACGGCCGATGGGGGTGCGGGCGGATCCAAGGATGACGGGGATGCGGGATTCGTCGTTCATGTAGGTCCCATGCGGGCTCGGACGGAGAGGCCGATTCCGCGAAGAGTCGACGGCTGGCAATAAAGGCCCGGTGTATCACGGAACTGCGAAGGCAGCTCTTAAATCTAGATCAATCCGTCGACCGGGTCACGCCCTTCCGGACCGACGAGGAGTTCGTGGAGCGCCCGAAGGTCGCGGACTCCCTTCCGCTCCGTCTCCTCCAGAAGATGTTTCAGGATCTCGGCCGCGGCGCGCGCGTCGCCCAGGGCGCGGTGACGCCCGTGCACCTCGATGCCGAAGCGGCCGCACAGGGCGTCGAGATGATGGCGCCGCTGTGATGCCAGCAGCCGGCGCGACAGTTGCTCGGTGCATAGCCGCTGCACGCGCGGAGCGTCCCCGAGCGCCTCGCGCAACTGCCCGCCGACGAAAGCCCAGTCGTGGTCGGCGTTGTGGGCTGCGAAGACGCGGTGCTCGAGCCGCCTCCGGATCTCGCCGGCGATGTCGCGGAACCGGGGCGCCGCAGCCACCCTGGTTGCGCTGATGCCGGTCAGGCGGGTTACCGAAGCGCCGATCGCTCGCTGCGGGTTGACGAGACTCTGGAACTCGCGGGTCACGACGCCTTCGCGCAGTTCAACGATGGCCAGCTCGATGATGCGGTGGCCTTCCTGGTAGGCGCCTCCGGTCGTCTCCACATCCACCACCGCGTAGTCCAGAAAGCCGAGCGACGAACGCACCCCGGCCAGGCCCGGGGTCAACTGCCAGCGGCCCTCCGGATCCAGGCGAAACCTGGGATCGGGCCCCAGCAGCGACGCGATCAGCGCGGGCGACTCCTGCCCGAACGCGCGCAGCCGGCTCGCCCGCCGGGCGAGCTCGTCCGGGTGAAGGGGACCGTCGCCGAGCAGCCCTGCGATCGTCTCGACCCATGATCCCCGCGCCGCGCTCATGTCCGCTCCAACATCTTCGCCAGCCGGACGAAGTCTTCGGGGGCGAAGGTCTCGGGGCGGCGCGTCAGGTCCAGCCCGCTGCGCGTCTCCACTTGCGCCACCTCCCGGCGGCTCAGGCGATAGGCCGGATCGTCCCGGAGAATCCGCTGAAACTGCTTGCGGCGGCGCTGAAAGGCCGCACGGGTGAGGACGCGCACGGCCTTCTCCCGCGCGGCGGAAATCCGGGGTGGGTGAAAGGGCCGAATGCGCACGACCACGGAGTCGACCCGCGGGACGGGGCGAAAGGCCGTCCGCCGCACGCGCAGGACGCGCTCCACGCGCGCCACCACCCGGACCCCCACCGACAGCGCCCCGTAGGTGCGGGAGCCCGGAGCCGCCAGCATGCGCTCACCGACTTCCTTCTGCACCATGACGACGATCTCGGCCGGCCGCGGGCGTTCGAGAAGCCGAAAGACGATCGGTGAAGTGCGGTTGTAGGGAATGTTGCCGATCACCTTGAGCGCGGAGACGTCTTCGGCCAGCGCCGCGATGTCGGTGTCGAGGATGTCCCCCTGCACGAGGGTCACCTGCGGGTGCCCCTCCAGTTCCTGCGCGAGGCGGTCGGCCAGCTCGCGGTCGAGCTCCACGAGCACGAGGCGGCGCGGCAGATCGACGAGATGGCGGGTGAGCGCGCCGGTCCCGGGCCCGATCTCCAGCACCTCGTCGCTCGCCTGCACGTCGAGCGCCCTGACGATGGCCCGCTGCAGGTTGGGGTCCACCAGGAAGTTCTGGCCGAGGGAACGCTTCGGCCGCACGTCTCAGAGCCTCAGGGCGAGGGCGGTGCGGTCGTCGGCGGGTATCGCGCGCGTCGGTTCGGCGGCAAGCCGGAAGAGCGACTCGACGATGGCAGCCGGACCCCGGTCGACCTGCTTCCGCGCCTCCGCAAGCACCGCCTCCTCGCCGCTGCGCGAACCGCTGGTGGCCAGCGAGTCCGAGAGGCCGTCGGTGAACAGAAACAGCAGATCCTCTCCCGCGACCCAGGGCACGCTGGCTTCGGAATAGGAACCGGGCCCGGCGATCCCGACCGGTGGGTCGGTGGCCGCCAGCCGCCGCTCCCTCGTGCCCCGCCGGAAGGCGAAGGCGTGTGGGTGGCCCGCATTGGAATACACCAGTTCGCCCGCGGCGGGATCCAGCACGCCGTAGAACAGGGTGAGGAACATCTCGGTGGTCTCGAGCTCGTCGCGCAGCGCGTCGTCCACGTGGCGGAGCACCTCCGCCGGACTCTCCGTCTCGCCCGCGAAGATGGATGCGGCCGAAAGGGCCAGCGCCATGATGAGGGCCGCGGGGAAGCCGTGGCTCGACACGTCGCCGATCATGACGCCGAGCCGGCCGCCGGAGAGCTTGATGAAGTGGTAGAAGTCGCCCCCCACCTGCTCCGCCGGCTGCACCTCCGCGGCTACCTGGCTCAGCCCCAGCTGATCGACCGGCTGAAGCAGCCGCATCTGAAGGTTGTGGGCCAGCTCCATCTCGTGCGCCATTCGGTCCCGCGCCCGGCTCTCGCGAAAGAGCCGATGATTCTCGAGCGCCGCGCCGATCTGGCTGGCGATGGCGGTCAGCAGCTTGCGGTCCCCGGCCGAGAAGGTGCCGCTTCCCCTGCGCCCGAACAGGTTGATGACACCGACCGTGCGCGCCTGCCCCGCCTGCGGCGCGTACTGGATGGGCACCAGGAGGGCCGATTCGGAGCGCAGGTTGGGGGCGGTCGTTGGATGCCGGCTGTCGTCGCCGGTGCTGATGATCGCCTCCCGCTCCCGGAACACCCGCGCGGTGAGCATTTCCCCCGCGGGATCGAGCGGCCCCTCCAGTCCGGCGATTCCTTCGGCCGCGACCTGGTGCAGCAGTCCGTCCCCGGCATCGTAGACCCACAGCGACCCGCGGCGGGCTCCCAGAACGTCGCATACCTCGTTGAGGATGACTCGTGCGGCCTCTCCGAGCTCCAGGATCGAACCCAGGATCTCGCTGATCGAGTAAAGCAGGTTGATTTCCTCGTAGCGCGCGGACAACTCGCCGCTGAGGAAGCTGATTTCCTGTTCCGAATCCAGGACCCGGATCAGCTGCGAGCAGACGAGATCGGCGGCCGGCGCCAGGGTCGGATCAGCGGGACGGATTTCAAGCTCCAGGCTACGGCCCT is a window from the Gammaproteobacteria bacterium genome containing:
- a CDS encoding serine hydroxymethyltransferase, whose product is MRRFDPEIHQAVHAEEARQRDQLEMIASENFASRAVLEATGSALTNKYAEGLPGRRYYGGCEHVDVVESLARARACTLFGADHANVQPHSGAQANLAAFLAFLRPGDRFLGMQLSHGGHLTHGSPVNVSGKWFRVSSYGVRESDGLIDYDIVREQARSERPRLIVAGASAYPRTLDFAAFGEIAREVDALLMVDMAHIAGLVATGVHPSPIPYAHVVTTTTHKTLRGPRGGLILAPAEHARAVDRAVFPGSQGGPMMHVIAAKAVAFREALAPEFSLYTRQVVANARALGAELMEHGFRLVSGGTDTHLILVDFGQDGLSGAQAEAALARVGITVNKNTVPGEYRSPLVTSGIRLGTSALTSRGMGIDEMRLIAGWMARVLLRPEDDEVLGEVRGRVREMSASFPLRKETVPVG
- a CDS encoding Glu/Leu/Phe/Val dehydrogenase, with the translated sequence MQIFEEMAAFRHDQLAFWSEPAAGYRGIIAIHDTTLGPALGGTRLWRYASEVDALTDALRLARGMTYKAAIAGLKLGGGKSVILADERPRDRERLFRAHGRAVESLGGRYITAEDVGTSVDDMEFVRAETRWVAGVRGGSGDPSPATAHGVYQGIRACAQERYGDPCLEGRHVTVQGVGHVGYQLCAELAAEGARLTVADINAGSVERAVHEFGATAVAPEAIYDVPADIFAPCALGGVINDRTVARLRVDIVAGSANNQLAEPRHGNALQKRGILFAPDYVINAGGLINVYGELHGWSVERTRRKAAGIYDVVLNVFQRAREDGITAAEAANRVALQILTDARRPGSAEHGSRARRAVSMST
- a CDS encoding acyl-CoA dehydrogenase family protein, coding for MTPEERSIREMTREFADGEIRPRSAGWDEHRRLDDDVLGMLAEFGFLGMGIPEAFGGLGLDLSTCLAATEELARADGSLALSVSLQNGPVASLLLAHASEDLQHELLPGIASGERLVAFALGDLGAAGAEDAGDAIATPAGDGWRLDGGKHWVVDGNRAGAAMVFARPAAQGGTGGAGVFLVDTSAPGYRVVRRRETLGLCAAEIVDVELDGVAVSAHWVIGSPRRGDEYAAQALPLSRLGGAAVALGIAQAAFEHAARYSREREQFGRALTAFGAIRHKLAGMATRIAAARALVRETAVALEASGAEGGVGLASWTDRPGLTATPDMARWAASHAAVSVAREAVQIFGGYGYMRDYPVEKLMRDASGTGICEATGEVLRIIAARGFQATVATG
- a CDS encoding 3-hydroxybutyryl-CoA dehydrogenase produces the protein MRRIAVIGSGTMGNGIAHIAALSGLEVVLYDIAEEALARGTANIARNMDRQLRSGRLEADEKTAALARIQATDDLARAVSDAELAVEAAPEDASLKYRLFAELDRLAPPGAILASNTSSISITTMGARTARPDRVIGMHFMNPVPVMRLVEVVRGLRTSDETVRTVVELATRLGKTPVEVNDFPGFVSNRILMPMINEAIFALTEGVAEAEAIDAVMRMGMNHPMGPLALADLIGLDTCLGILEVLHRELGDDRYRPAPLLRKYVAAGWLGRKTGRGFHSHE
- a CDS encoding biotin transporter BioY — encoded protein: MRTVELSQGQGILVRMASLASGRRTLTAALFVLLTTAGAYVAVPVPWTPVPMTLQPLFVLLSGLVLGPSAGAASMAAYVLLGVGGAPVFAAIPAGPAALVGPTGGFILAFPLASGLCGWLAGPRDAGAPRILLALVAGLLVIYLAGATQLALLTGAAPTAVFRNAVLPFALGDSIELLLAMAIALRLRSRARDDR
- a CDS encoding acetyl-CoA C-acyltransferase, with the protein product MNDESRIPVILGSARTPIGRFLGGLSPLPGPALGAVAVRAAVERSGVEPSAIDEVLMGNVVSAGEGQAPARQAAVNAGLPATIPSVTVNKVCGSGLKAVMLAAQAIRAGDARAVVAGGFESMSNVPYYLRGHRGGVKFGDQEVSDGLIHDGLWCSFEGRHMGGHAEYTATRAGITRERADEFALGSHRKAVDAIDGGRFRREIVPVEVPARRGATVVDTDEGPRRATSLEALARLRPAFARDAPDDVDELVVTAGNAPGLNDGGAALVVASMEFARAHGLPVAARVTAYASAGTEPRDLFFAPIFAVRKVMEAAGKAADDYDLVEINEAFAVQALADIDALGLNADRVNVNGGAVALGHPIGASGARILVTLVHAMEDRDAATGLATLCLGGGNAVALAVERA
- a CDS encoding 3'-5' exonuclease, whose translation is MSAARGSWVETIAGLLGDGPLHPDELARRASRLRAFGQESPALIASLLGPDPRFRLDPEGRWQLTPGLAGVRSSLGFLDYAVVDVETTGGAYQEGHRIIELAIVELREGVVTREFQSLVNPQRAIGASVTRLTGISATRVAAAPRFRDIAGEIRRRLEHRVFAAHNADHDWAFVGGQLREALGDAPRVQRLCTEQLSRRLLASQRRHHLDALCGRFGIEVHGRHRALGDARAAAEILKHLLEETERKGVRDLRALHELLVGPEGRDPVDGLI
- the rsmA gene encoding 16S rRNA (adenine(1518)-N(6)/adenine(1519)-N(6))-dimethyltransferase RsmA, translated to MRPKRSLGQNFLVDPNLQRAIVRALDVQASDEVLEIGPGTGALTRHLVDLPRRLVLVELDRELADRLAQELEGHPQVTLVQGDILDTDIAALAEDVSALKVIGNIPYNRTSPIVFRLLERPRPAEIVVMVQKEVGERMLAAPGSRTYGALSVGVRVVARVERVLRVRRTAFRPVPRVDSVVVRIRPFHPPRISAAREKAVRVLTRAAFQRRRKQFQRILRDDPAYRLSRREVAQVETRSGLDLTRRPETFAPEDFVRLAKMLERT
- a CDS encoding SpoIIE family protein phosphatase; protein product: MSEPGPSRLPQPARATLDEFAGSFPWRLSVRDLVSGRRMYPEESGTDLPASEQDEALTRRLSTREGRSLELEIRPADPTLAPAADLVCSQLIRVLDSEQEISFLSGELSARYEEINLLYSISEILGSILELGEAARVILNEVCDVLGARRGSLWVYDAGDGLLHQVAAEGIAGLEGPLDPAGEMLTARVFREREAIISTGDDSRHPTTAPNLRSESALLVPIQYAPQAGQARTVGVINLFGRRGSGTFSAGDRKLLTAIASQIGAALENHRLFRESRARDRMAHEMELAHNLQMRLLQPVDQLGLSQVAAEVQPAEQVGGDFYHFIKLSGGRLGVMIGDVSSHGFPAALIMALALSAASIFAGETESPAEVLRHVDDALRDELETTEMFLTLFYGVLDPAAGELVYSNAGHPHAFAFRRGTRERRLAATDPPVGIAGPGSYSEASVPWVAGEDLLFLFTDGLSDSLATSGSRSGEEAVLAEARKQVDRGPAAIVESLFRLAAEPTRAIPADDRTALALRL